The following proteins come from a genomic window of Desulfonatronum sp. SC1:
- the cooS gene encoding anaerobic carbon-monoxide dehydrogenase catalytic subunit, translated as MAEKQPQRPEDLSIWPDAQQMIEKARRDNVETVWDRLSEQRPGCTFCEQGLSCSKCVMGPCRITPGKGKRERGVCGADADLTVARNFGRFVAAGAASHSDHGRDLVETLLAIGQGKTSDYTIRDPEKLRRIAAEVGVAVQDKSDKEIALALAEAFIEDFGFATPSVSFVARVPEKRRELWKKLGITPRGIDRDVVEMMHRTHMGVDSDAVSLCLHAARVSLTDGWGGSMIATELSDIIFGTPTPRMAKVNLGVLKADQVNVVVHGHSPIVSEMILAAARDPEMIRKAQDAGASGINVAGLCCTGNEVLMRQGIPMAGNHLMTELALVTGAVDCIVVDYQCIMPSLVTIAGCYQTRFISTSDKAKFTGAEHVEFNYVNARQKAAQVVEAAIDAFTKRDPGRVEIPGEPVELMTGFSNEAILGALGGTPGPLLEAIKAGQVRGAVGIVGCNNPRLKHDHVHTELCKELIKRDILVLVTGCATVAMGKAGLMVPEAADKAGEGLKTVCRSLGIPPVLHVGSCVDNSRIIHLCAVLANALGVDISDLPVAASAPEWYSEKAAAIGLYAVASGIYTHLGLPPHITGSETVTNLALSGLEGVVGACFGVEADPYKAAEAIDARIAAKRRALGLTP; from the coding sequence TGGGGCCGTGCCGCATCACTCCGGGCAAGGGCAAGCGGGAGCGCGGCGTGTGCGGCGCGGACGCGGACCTGACCGTGGCCCGCAATTTCGGCCGGTTCGTGGCCGCGGGCGCGGCCTCGCATTCGGATCACGGACGGGACCTGGTGGAGACTCTGTTGGCCATCGGCCAGGGCAAAACATCGGACTACACCATCCGCGACCCGGAAAAACTGCGGCGCATCGCCGCCGAGGTGGGCGTGGCCGTCCAGGACAAAAGCGACAAGGAGATCGCTCTGGCTCTGGCCGAAGCGTTCATCGAGGACTTCGGCTTTGCCACGCCCTCGGTTTCCTTTGTCGCCCGCGTCCCTGAAAAGCGTCGGGAATTGTGGAAAAAACTGGGCATCACCCCCCGGGGCATCGACCGGGACGTGGTGGAAATGATGCACCGCACGCACATGGGCGTGGACAGCGACGCGGTGAGCCTTTGCCTGCACGCGGCGAGGGTTTCGCTTACGGACGGCTGGGGCGGCTCCATGATCGCCACGGAGCTTTCGGACATCATCTTCGGTACGCCCACGCCAAGGATGGCCAAGGTCAATCTGGGCGTGCTCAAAGCGGATCAGGTCAACGTGGTGGTGCACGGCCACAGCCCCATCGTCTCGGAGATGATCCTGGCCGCGGCCCGGGATCCTGAGATGATCCGAAAGGCTCAAGATGCCGGCGCTTCCGGGATCAACGTGGCCGGCCTGTGCTGTACGGGGAACGAAGTGCTGATGCGTCAGGGCATTCCCATGGCCGGCAACCATCTGATGACCGAACTGGCCCTGGTCACGGGCGCGGTGGACTGCATCGTCGTGGACTACCAGTGCATCATGCCTTCCCTGGTGACCATCGCCGGCTGCTACCAGACCCGGTTCATCTCCACCTCGGACAAGGCCAAATTCACCGGGGCCGAGCATGTGGAGTTCAATTACGTCAACGCCCGGCAAAAGGCCGCGCAGGTGGTGGAAGCGGCCATTGACGCCTTCACCAAGCGCGATCCCGGCCGCGTGGAAATCCCCGGCGAGCCCGTGGAACTGATGACCGGCTTTTCCAACGAGGCCATCCTCGGCGCGCTGGGCGGTACCCCCGGCCCCTTGCTGGAAGCGATCAAGGCCGGTCAGGTCCGGGGAGCCGTGGGTATCGTGGGTTGCAACAATCCCAGGCTGAAGCACGACCACGTGCACACGGAGCTGTGCAAGGAGCTGATCAAGCGCGACATCCTCGTGCTGGTCACCGGCTGCGCCACCGTGGCCATGGGCAAGGCCGGGCTGATGGTGCCCGAGGCCGCGGACAAGGCCGGGGAAGGATTGAAGACCGTATGCCGGTCCCTGGGCATTCCTCCGGTGCTGCACGTGGGCAGCTGCGTGGACAACTCGCGGATCATCCATCTCTGCGCCGTGCTGGCCAATGCTCTGGGCGTGGACATCAGTGACCTGCCCGTGGCGGCCAGCGCTCCGGAATGGTATTCGGAAAAGGCCGCGGCCATCGGCCTGTACGCCGTGGCCAGCGGGATCTACACCCATCTGGGCCTGCCGCCGCATATCACCGGCAGCGAGACCGTGACCAATCTGGCATTGAGCGGCCTGGAAGGCGTGGTCGGGGCCTGCTTCGGCGTGGAGGCCGACCCGTACAAGGCGGCGGAGGCCATTGACGCGCGGATTGCGGCCAAACGGCGGGCTTTGGGATTAACGCCGTAG
- a CDS encoding AAA family ATPase, whose translation MKIAVAGKGGVGKTTIAAWLGDFLARNGHDVYLVDADTALSLGQASGLEREQLPQPLVLRTDLVTERIGSGFMHLNPEVGDLPGDLAVELPVGLADSGRDGAGRKRLLVMGTVTGAGGGCACGANSLLKALLAHLVLEAREWVIVDLEAGVEHLGRGTVAAVDGLVVVSEPSRRGLDTAAEIARLALGLGLKRQALVLNRHQGRAEPPDIAGLPPLAASIPVLPSLTARQLTSGSVLELEERSSLIDPLCRDILAALK comes from the coding sequence ATGAAAATCGCGGTTGCCGGAAAAGGAGGGGTGGGCAAGACCACCATCGCGGCCTGGCTGGGAGACTTTCTGGCCAGAAACGGCCACGACGTCTACCTGGTGGACGCGGACACCGCCCTGTCCCTGGGCCAGGCCTCGGGCCTGGAGCGGGAACAACTGCCCCAACCGCTGGTGCTGCGCACCGATCTGGTCACGGAACGCATCGGCTCCGGCTTCATGCACCTGAACCCGGAGGTGGGAGACCTGCCCGGTGATCTGGCCGTGGAGCTGCCGGTGGGTTTGGCCGACTCCGGTCGAGACGGCGCGGGCCGCAAGCGGCTGCTGGTCATGGGAACCGTGACCGGTGCGGGAGGCGGTTGCGCCTGCGGAGCCAATTCCCTGCTCAAGGCCCTGCTGGCCCACTTGGTGCTGGAAGCCCGGGAATGGGTGATCGTGGATCTGGAGGCCGGCGTGGAGCATCTGGGCCGGGGCACGGTGGCCGCCGTAGACGGACTGGTGGTGGTCAGCGAGCCGTCGCGCCGCGGGCTGGACACGGCCGCGGAAATCGCCCGGCTGGCCCTGGGTCTGGGGCTGAAGCGCCAGGCACTGGTGCTCAATCGTCATCAGGGACGGGCCGAACCGCCGGACATTGCCGGACTCCCGCCTCTGGCCGCGTCCATTCCCGTCCTGCCGAGCCTCACGGCCCGGCAACTGACCTCCGGAAGCGTTCTGGAACTGGAGGAGCGCTCATCCCTCATCGACCCTCTCTGCCGGGACATTCTCGCCGCATTGAAGTAA
- a CDS encoding type II toxin-antitoxin system Phd/YefM family antitoxin, translated as MQTWQLQEAKAKFSEVVKRALNDGPQEITVRGEPAVVVLTRTEYERLVKPRPSLVELLRSSPLAKWDLEGDLDLERDHSPTRDVLL; from the coding sequence ATGCAAACCTGGCAGCTTCAGGAAGCCAAGGCTAAGTTCAGTGAAGTGGTTAAAAGGGCGCTGAATGATGGCCCCCAGGAAATTACCGTGCGTGGCGAACCGGCAGTCGTGGTGTTGACGAGGACGGAATACGAACGTCTGGTGAAGCCGCGACCGTCTCTTGTCGAGTTGCTTCGTTCTTCACCGCTGGCGAAATGGGACCTAGAAGGCGATTTGGATCTCGAACGCGACCATTCCCCAACTCGGGACGTGCTGCTGTGA
- a CDS encoding type II toxin-antitoxin system VapC family toxin, whose product MSWLLDTCILSELARSQPNPHVLGWISGLPNEALFVSVLTLGEIRKEVEKLSQGTRKERLRLWLEHDLVHWFEGRILPVDQGVANQWGELLAMLGRTVPAIDSLLAATALHHGLQLVTRDEKDFAFPGLVVFNPWSFS is encoded by the coding sequence GTGAGCTGGCTGCTGGACACCTGCATCCTTTCCGAGCTGGCCCGCTCCCAACCGAATCCTCATGTTCTCGGCTGGATCTCCGGGCTGCCCAACGAGGCGCTTTTCGTAAGCGTGCTGACCCTGGGCGAAATTCGCAAGGAAGTGGAGAAACTTTCCCAAGGGACGCGAAAGGAACGCTTACGGCTCTGGCTCGAGCACGACCTGGTCCATTGGTTCGAAGGGCGCATCCTGCCCGTGGACCAAGGCGTGGCCAATCAATGGGGGGAGCTTCTGGCCATGCTGGGACGCACCGTCCCGGCCATTGACAGCCTGCTGGCGGCCACGGCCCTGCACCATGGACTGCAATTGGTGACGCGCGATGAAAAGGATTTCGCGTTTCCCGGACTCGTCGTTTTCAATCCTTGGTCCTTCTCCTGA
- a CDS encoding alpha/beta fold hydrolase — translation MKIKNLLVGVAIGCFLSLLMLNTQVLADSVWPRMVGSADGVPISYEVHGTGEPTLVFVHGWSCDGRYWRMQVPHFSKNHRVVVIDLAGHGHSGLGREDYAMDAFGEDVQAVVEEVGAEQVILVGHSMGGPVSVAAARLMPGRVIGVIGVDIFQDVSHPMTQEEFDSWMGLLQPDFAAGAAQFVRQMFIEKTDPVLRDWVVADMSAAPPKVAVSAMEQMLSDVVSGDALFAFDGLETPIVAINADLWPTNVEANRRHMHSFDAVIIEGTDHFLHMAEPEAFNRKLEGVIAGMVETRSGAE, via the coding sequence ATGAAGATCAAAAATTTGCTGGTTGGCGTCGCTATTGGCTGCTTTCTGTCGCTTTTGATGCTGAATACGCAGGTACTGGCGGATTCGGTTTGGCCGCGCATGGTCGGATCAGCCGATGGGGTGCCGATCTCCTATGAGGTGCATGGGACCGGCGAACCGACTCTGGTGTTCGTGCATGGCTGGAGTTGCGATGGGCGTTACTGGCGGATGCAGGTACCGCACTTCTCGAAAAATCATCGGGTGGTGGTGATCGACTTGGCGGGACATGGGCATTCCGGGCTGGGACGCGAGGATTACGCCATGGACGCCTTTGGCGAGGATGTCCAGGCCGTGGTCGAGGAAGTGGGGGCCGAGCAGGTGATCCTGGTCGGGCATTCCATGGGCGGGCCTGTAAGCGTGGCGGCAGCTCGGCTGATGCCGGGCAGGGTGATCGGCGTCATTGGGGTGGACATCTTTCAGGACGTCTCCCATCCCATGACGCAGGAGGAATTCGATTCCTGGATGGGATTGCTCCAGCCCGACTTCGCCGCCGGGGCGGCCCAATTCGTGCGGCAGATGTTCATCGAGAAGACGGATCCTGTCCTGCGTGACTGGGTGGTGGCGGACATGTCGGCCGCGCCGCCGAAAGTGGCTGTCAGCGCCATGGAGCAAATGCTGTCGGACGTGGTCAGCGGTGATGCGCTCTTCGCCTTCGACGGGCTCGAGACGCCCATCGTGGCGATCAACGCGGACCTCTGGCCGACCAATGTGGAGGCCAACCGCCGCCATATGCATTCCTTCGATGCGGTTATCATTGAAGGAACCGACCACTTTCTGCACATGGCCGAGCCTGAAGCGTTCAACCGGAAGCTGGAAGGCGTGATTGCGGGCATGGTTGAGACGAGGAGCGGAGCGGAGTAG
- a CDS encoding Vat family streptogramin A O-acetyltransferase — translation MNGPLPSTKHPMEGFPRVCFIKNTVTNPNIVIGDYTYYDDPDDAENFERNVLYHFPFMGDRLVIGKFCALASGVKFIMNGANHKLSGFSTYPFQFFGKGWDTAQARDDEPFKGDTVVGNDVWIGYDSLVMPGVKIGNGAIIAARSVVASDVPAYTVVGGNPAREIRRRFSPEVIAELEAIAWWDWPVVQITKHLDVIVSADIEALRACRRD, via the coding sequence GTGAACGGGCCACTGCCATCAACAAAACATCCAATGGAAGGATTTCCGCGGGTCTGCTTCATCAAGAACACGGTGACGAATCCGAACATCGTCATCGGGGACTACACGTATTACGACGATCCGGACGATGCTGAGAACTTTGAACGAAACGTGCTCTATCATTTCCCGTTTATGGGCGACCGACTGGTCATTGGGAAGTTCTGCGCCTTGGCCAGCGGCGTGAAGTTCATCATGAACGGGGCGAACCACAAGCTTTCCGGGTTCTCCACGTATCCCTTTCAATTTTTCGGCAAAGGCTGGGACACGGCCCAGGCCCGGGACGACGAGCCGTTCAAAGGTGATACGGTGGTTGGGAACGATGTTTGGATCGGATACGACAGTCTGGTCATGCCGGGAGTAAAGATCGGCAACGGCGCGATCATCGCCGCGCGCTCCGTGGTTGCTTCCGACGTCCCCGCCTACACGGTCGTTGGAGGAAATCCGGCAAGGGAGATCAGGCGACGCTTTTCGCCCGAGGTCATCGCGGAACTCGAAGCAATCGCCTGGTGGGACTGGCCCGTTGTGCAGATCACCAAACATCTGGACGTTATTGTTTCAGCGGACATCGAAGCGCTCCGCGCTTGTCGTCGCGACTGA
- a CDS encoding site-specific DNA-methyltransferase produces the protein MPVIPVFQTSRGVLFEGDCLDILRHVADQSIDTVFADPPFNLAKKYGRKVNDDRPNGEYVQWCKQWLDECIRILKPGGAIFVYNLPKWNILIGAHLAEKGLDFRHWIAVNIKLSLPIPGRLYPSHYSLLYCGKGKPKTFRKIRTPIETCRHCGGEIKDYGGHRHAMNPNGVNLTDVWHDITPVRHWKFKSRKRSANQLSTKILERVVNLTTEAGDIVLDPFGGSGTTFDVCERMDRHWIGMEIENCDVIIERLSNEELRPHTSGDFVEG, from the coding sequence ATGCCGGTCATCCCCGTGTTTCAGACCTCCCGCGGCGTCCTGTTCGAGGGTGACTGCCTGGACATTCTCCGTCACGTTGCCGATCAAAGCATTGACACGGTTTTTGCCGATCCCCCGTTCAACCTGGCGAAGAAATACGGCAGAAAAGTCAATGACGACCGCCCGAACGGCGAGTACGTGCAATGGTGCAAACAATGGCTTGACGAGTGTATCCGCATCCTCAAGCCCGGCGGGGCCATCTTTGTCTACAACCTTCCGAAGTGGAACATCTTGATTGGCGCGCATCTCGCCGAGAAAGGCTTGGACTTTCGGCACTGGATCGCCGTCAACATAAAGCTTTCGCTCCCCATTCCCGGTCGGCTCTACCCGTCGCATTACAGCCTGCTTTACTGCGGCAAGGGCAAGCCCAAGACCTTCCGGAAAATCCGCACGCCCATCGAAACATGCCGCCACTGCGGTGGCGAGATTAAAGACTACGGCGGGCATCGCCACGCCATGAACCCCAATGGCGTGAACCTGACCGACGTCTGGCACGACATCACGCCCGTTCGGCACTGGAAGTTCAAAAGCCGCAAGCGGTCGGCGAACCAGCTTTCAACGAAGATCCTGGAGAGGGTCGTCAACCTCACTACCGAGGCGGGAGATATCGTGCTGGATCCGTTCGGCGGCAGCGGGACGACGTTTGATGTCTGCGAGCGGATGGACAGGCATTGGATCGGCATGGAGATCGAAAACTGCGACGTGATCATCGAACGCCTTTCAAACGAAGAGCTTCGTCCTCACACGTCAGGCGACTTCGTGGAAGGATGA
- a CDS encoding DNA methyltransferase, with the protein METCTVVNALAQNLKARLFPPERRVLPNLNDFYELELAFYENLILDDEGLEQRGAYFASVNGKPTRHFLICTGNPLKLPDHSSSRLKSFFEKNIFRTGYGTHGLFPYRGKFHPQMIKGIINVMGLKPGETVLDPMMGSGTVSAEATLMGINSVGVDASPFCRFMTQTKIDALTMSLTRAKGALGNSEEVFEYFKGRVGMPLIGGKERRPAPTSEGMAAMETVAEYAMARDREKLTKEDRDTSDTYNFLLLAYLDSAGYAERSTRKAPLEQFRSILERYVFVAEKIQAVLKGVESELGQARILQGDARSLPLEDQSVHGIVFSPPYSFAVDYVKNDSFHLNFLGVDVQDLRTRMVGLRGGKLAEKFEFYKDDMNKVLAECGRVLRKNRFCAIIVGTNSNQLGKVLGLPPENVPGLHSVLAEMAEGHGFRLVKEMSRPITGLSNTMRREYILMLEKRG; encoded by the coding sequence GTGGAGACATGCACGGTTGTTAACGCCTTGGCTCAGAATCTGAAGGCCAGGCTCTTCCCGCCCGAGCGGCGAGTTCTTCCGAATCTGAACGATTTCTATGAGCTGGAACTCGCTTTTTATGAAAACCTGATCCTCGACGACGAAGGACTGGAGCAAAGGGGGGCTTACTTCGCAAGCGTCAACGGCAAGCCCACCCGGCATTTCCTGATCTGCACGGGCAACCCCCTCAAACTGCCCGACCATTCATCATCCCGGCTCAAATCCTTTTTCGAGAAGAACATTTTCCGTACCGGTTATGGAACCCATGGCCTCTTTCCCTACCGAGGCAAATTCCATCCGCAGATGATCAAGGGAATCATCAACGTGATGGGGTTGAAGCCGGGCGAAACGGTCCTGGATCCCATGATGGGCTCGGGAACAGTGTCGGCCGAAGCCACGCTCATGGGCATCAACTCCGTTGGGGTGGACGCGAGCCCTTTCTGTCGCTTCATGACCCAAACCAAGATCGACGCCCTTACGATGTCCCTCACTCGGGCCAAGGGCGCCCTTGGCAACTCTGAAGAAGTGTTTGAATACTTCAAGGGCCGGGTCGGGATGCCGCTTATCGGCGGCAAGGAAAGGAGGCCCGCTCCGACAAGTGAAGGCATGGCGGCCATGGAGACCGTTGCCGAGTATGCAATGGCCCGGGATCGCGAGAAACTGACCAAGGAAGACCGGGATACGTCGGACACGTACAACTTCCTGTTGCTGGCGTATCTCGACAGCGCCGGATATGCCGAACGGAGTACGAGAAAAGCACCCCTCGAACAGTTCAGGTCCATTCTGGAGCGGTATGTGTTCGTGGCGGAGAAGATCCAGGCTGTGCTCAAAGGCGTCGAGTCGGAACTCGGGCAGGCGCGCATCCTCCAAGGGGACGCCAGATCATTGCCCCTTGAGGACCAAAGCGTCCACGGGATAGTCTTTTCACCCCCGTACAGCTTTGCCGTGGATTATGTGAAGAACGATTCGTTTCACCTGAATTTCCTGGGAGTCGACGTCCAGGACCTGCGAACGAGGATGGTTGGTCTGCGCGGCGGCAAGCTGGCTGAGAAATTCGAGTTTTACAAGGACGACATGAACAAGGTGCTGGCCGAGTGCGGGCGCGTACTTCGGAAGAACAGATTCTGCGCGATCATTGTCGGCACGAACAGCAACCAGCTCGGCAAGGTGCTCGGCCTGCCTCCGGAAAACGTACCGGGGCTTCACAGCGTACTCGCCGAGATGGCGGAGGGTCACGGGTTCAGGCTTGTGAAGGAGATGAGTCGGCCGATCACCGGGCTGTCGAACACCATGCGCCGGGAATACATCCTCATGCTCGAAAAGCGGGGATAG
- a CDS encoding helix-turn-helix domain-containing protein — protein MSRELQNSPDILARAFGDVLRSVRKERGLSQEELGDESGYHRTYVSLLERGLKSPSLQTIFQLAHALNTPPSKLLADVEGVMREMTP, from the coding sequence ATGAGCCGCGAGTTGCAAAACAGTCCTGACATTTTGGCCCGAGCTTTTGGCGACGTCCTGCGCTCTGTACGGAAAGAGCGTGGCCTTTCACAAGAGGAGCTTGGGGATGAGAGCGGCTATCACCGTACGTATGTCAGTCTTCTGGAGCGAGGCCTGAAGAGTCCTTCCCTTCAGACTATTTTCCAACTCGCCCATGCCCTCAATACCCCTCCTTCCAAGCTTCTCGCGGACGTCGAGGGCGTCATGCGGGAAATGACGCCATGA
- a CDS encoding PAS domain S-box protein produces the protein MFADAEGRVLSVGPGGAVVVAGEDHGGSFWEVLGLPVWSLEQALERFPPGRVHEVHAPGGKGTFALRIISLPDCSSNREPRPRSDIQAGPSTETGLTARPASADAARTAYVIIATDNRPIVQLREIYKERIGENIQALENSIHLFGAMFDGVQDAMLLLAQDRIVHAANPRAGKLLDFQGKGLVGRSVTSLFQAEDRDTIAEKIARLKDGGRWTSRRTCLRPDGEALPVEVALWRIDLQGFTLYHMVLRDLTAQALLEKGLRRKRAEVEGMSLALRNVVRSTEKEKEQVREAMLREVRAAILPAVERMAREESPELRNALKVMIEERITAFSESGSADGLNAQTDASANLLLKLTPREIEVCRLIRMGAGTQQAAELLNTSFDTIQTHRKNIRRKLALKGRKVSLSSFLQQHNFFE, from the coding sequence GTGTTCGCTGACGCCGAGGGCAGGGTTCTGAGCGTCGGTCCGGGCGGCGCGGTTGTTGTCGCGGGTGAAGATCACGGCGGGTCGTTCTGGGAAGTCCTCGGGTTGCCGGTCTGGAGCCTGGAGCAGGCCTTGGAGCGGTTTCCTCCCGGGCGGGTGCACGAGGTCCACGCGCCGGGAGGCAAGGGTACCTTTGCACTGCGGATCATTTCCTTGCCCGACTGTTCCTCGAACCGCGAGCCACGGCCTCGATCCGACATCCAGGCCGGGCCCTCCACGGAGACCGGCCTGACAGCTCGTCCCGCTTCCGCGGACGCCGCGCGCACCGCCTACGTGATCATCGCCACGGACAACCGGCCCATCGTGCAGTTGCGGGAAATATACAAAGAACGGATCGGGGAGAACATTCAGGCCCTGGAGAACTCGATCCATCTGTTCGGGGCCATGTTTGACGGGGTTCAGGACGCTATGCTGCTTTTGGCTCAGGACCGGATCGTCCACGCCGCCAATCCTCGGGCCGGAAAGCTGCTGGATTTTCAGGGCAAAGGGCTTGTCGGACGTTCGGTCACGTCGCTGTTCCAGGCCGAGGATCGGGATACGATCGCTGAAAAAATCGCCCGACTCAAGGACGGGGGGCGATGGACTTCCCGCAGAACGTGTCTGCGTCCGGACGGGGAAGCCCTTCCGGTGGAGGTGGCCCTCTGGCGGATCGATTTGCAGGGCTTCACCCTGTACCACATGGTATTGCGCGACCTGACAGCCCAGGCCCTGCTGGAAAAGGGTCTGCGCCGCAAGCGGGCCGAAGTGGAGGGCATGAGTCTGGCCCTGCGCAACGTGGTCCGCTCCACGGAAAAGGAGAAGGAGCAAGTCCGGGAGGCCATGCTCCGGGAGGTCCGGGCCGCGATCCTGCCGGCCGTGGAGCGCATGGCCAGGGAGGAATCCCCAGAGTTGCGCAACGCTCTCAAGGTGATGATCGAGGAACGCATCACCGCCTTTTCCGAGTCTGGCTCCGCCGACGGCCTGAATGCCCAAACCGACGCCTCGGCGAACCTCCTGCTCAAGCTTACTCCTCGGGAGATCGAAGTTTGCCGACTGATCCGGATGGGCGCGGGAACCCAGCAAGCGGCCGAGCTGCTGAACACCTCCTTTGACACCATCCAGACCCACCGCAAAAACATCCGCCGCAAGCTGGCCCTCAAAGGGCGCAAGGTTTCTCTTTCCTCCTTCCTCCAACAGCATAACTTTTTTGAATAA
- the ablA gene encoding lysine 2,3-aminomutase: MFQLSGRQRSVAKRMTTDLSARKAKAAIQLKPRVLKADPDSQTPEKTTDWKSQWTDWKWHVRNSIRDLETFERLLGVRFPDLQRKAFARTTDKFPMSVTPYYLSLIDPEDYAEDPVFLQAFPSPNELLVGRNDMSDPLHEDEDSPAPGITHRYPDRVLFHISNVCSMYCRHCTRKRKVGDQDTEAMSGKRELLQGLDYIRKTPQVRDVLLSGGDPLMLSDERLDWILGELRTIDHVEVVRIGTRMPVVLPYRITDDLVRMLKTHHPLWLNTHFNHPREITSTSKAALARLADAGIPLGNQSVLLAGVNDCHRLIRTLNQKLVKNRVRPYYLYQCDLSEGLEHFRTPVGKGIEIIESLRGHTSGFSVPTYVVDAPGGGGKIPIMPNYVVSWGANKVVLRNFEGVITTYTEPESYEARFCDRKCDACNLQLKEDDAVEQCVGIEKLLSDCDDTCSLTPYGNARMERRNNVA; encoded by the coding sequence ATGTTTCAGTTAAGCGGGCGGCAACGTAGCGTCGCCAAGAGGATGACCACCGACCTGTCGGCCCGGAAGGCCAAGGCGGCGATCCAGCTCAAGCCGCGGGTACTCAAGGCCGATCCGGACAGCCAGACTCCTGAAAAAACGACGGATTGGAAATCTCAATGGACCGACTGGAAATGGCATGTCCGCAATTCCATTCGAGACTTGGAAACCTTTGAACGCCTGCTCGGAGTCCGCTTTCCGGACTTGCAGCGCAAAGCCTTCGCCCGGACCACGGACAAGTTCCCCATGTCCGTCACGCCTTACTATCTCTCCTTGATCGATCCCGAAGATTACGCCGAGGATCCGGTCTTTCTGCAGGCCTTTCCATCGCCTAATGAGTTGCTGGTCGGACGCAACGACATGAGCGATCCCCTGCACGAAGACGAGGACAGTCCGGCCCCGGGGATCACCCATCGCTACCCGGACCGGGTGCTCTTCCACATCAGCAACGTCTGCTCCATGTACTGCCGCCACTGCACGCGCAAGCGCAAGGTGGGGGACCAGGACACCGAGGCCATGTCCGGAAAGCGGGAATTGCTCCAAGGACTGGACTACATCCGCAAGACCCCCCAGGTTCGGGACGTGCTGCTCTCCGGCGGAGACCCGCTGATGCTTTCCGACGAGCGCCTGGACTGGATTCTGGGCGAATTGCGGACCATCGACCACGTGGAGGTGGTGCGCATCGGCACCCGAATGCCCGTGGTCCTGCCCTACCGGATCACCGACGACCTGGTGCGGATGCTCAAAACGCATCATCCTTTGTGGCTGAATACCCACTTCAACCATCCCCGGGAAATCACGTCCACGTCCAAGGCCGCCCTGGCCCGTCTGGCCGACGCCGGAATCCCTTTGGGCAACCAGTCCGTGCTGCTGGCCGGGGTCAACGACTGCCACCGCCTGATCCGCACCCTGAACCAGAAACTGGTCAAGAACCGGGTGCGGCCCTACTACCTCTACCAGTGCGACCTGTCCGAGGGACTGGAACATTTCCGGACCCCGGTGGGCAAGGGCATCGAAATCATCGAAAGCCTGCGCGGACACACCAGCGGCTTTTCCGTGCCCACCTATGTGGTAGACGCTCCGGGAGGCGGCGGAAAGATTCCGATCATGCCCAACTACGTGGTTTCCTGGGGCGCGAACAAGGTCGTGCTGCGCAACTTCGAGGGCGTGATCACCACCTACACTGAGCCGGAAAGCTACGAGGCCCGGTTTTGCGACCGCAAGTGCGACGCCTGCAACCTCCAGCTCAAGGAAGACGACGCCGTGGAGCAGTGCGTGGGCATCGAGAAGTTGCTGTCGGATTGTGACGACACGTGCAGCCTGACTCCCTACGGCAATGCCAGAATGGAGCGTCGAAACAATGTCGCCTAA